AAATAAAACAAGCATTGAGAAAAAAATATATGGAAGTTTTTGGATACATTTGAAATTGTCCCGAGTTATGAGGGCATTGCAACATCCAGCCTCTTTTCACCTTTCACTATTCACTGTTCACTATTCACTATTAAGGACATTAATAAAGGTGGTAGAAAATGGAGTTTTACATTCATCATGTTGGTATTTCTGTTTATGACATTGAAAAAACTGCCCAGTTTTATAGATATTTTGGGTTTAAAGAGGTTGCAGATTATACCGCAGAAGATGGATCATTCAGGATCAAACACCTGAAGCTTGGTGATTTTATCATTGAGCTTTTCTGGTTTTCTGATTATATTCCTGCTGTCAGGAAAGATCTTTGGGACGATCTGAAAATAGGAGGCTATAGACATATCGCCCTAAAGGTAAAAGATATTCACAAAACCCTTGAAAAGCTAAAAAAAGATGGGGTGGCAGACAGCAACACACAGGTAAACAGAGGCAGAACAGGTATTCTGTATTTTTTCATTAGAGATCCTGACGGCAATTTTGTTGAGATAGTTCAGGACGACAGAAATTTATAATCTTGCTGATTGGTCTGTTAGGATAAAATTTTCAACTACATCAAGAATGTTTTCGCCAACAAAATCTGCCTCTGTGTTATCAACATATTTTAGCCCCTGTCCTGTTTTTACAAGAGCCGCTTTAATCCCCTCTTTGTGGGCGGCTTTTATGTCGTTTTCCTTGTCCCCTATCAGAAAGGATTTTGATGGATCAATATTAAACTCTTTTATTCCCTGTTTTATCATACCGCTTTCTGGTTTTCTGCAGTCGCATTTCATTGTAAGTTCTGGCACTATCCCTTCAGGGTGATGGGGACAGTAATAGACCTTATCAATTTTTATTCCTTCTTTTTCAAAAACCAAAAGCATGTGTTCTGTAAGTTTTTTAAAATCTTCCTCTGTGTAGTATCCAACAGCTATTCCGGATTGATTTGTAACTATAAGGAGTTTGTAGCCAGCCTTTTGCAGTTTTTTTAAAGCTGGGAAAACCTCAGGATATATATGAAAATCCTCTACTCTGTGGACAAAACCGTAATCTTCATTTATGACACCATCTCTGTCCAGAAAGACAGCTTTGTTTTTCAAACTGAGCCTCCAACTATCAATGATTTTATTCTTATAGTTGGCTGGGCATCGCCTACCGGAGCAGCCTGACCGCTTTTTCCACATGTTCCAATAGCCCACCCAAGATCATAACCAACAGCTTCTATGTCTTCCATAGCTTTTGGACCATTTCCAAGCAGTGAAGCTCCTTTTACAGGATATGTGATCTCTCCGTTTTCTATCATGTAACCTTCTACAATCTCAAACATAAAATCGCCGTTTACCGTATTTACCTGTCCACCTCCCATTTTAACCACATATAGACCTTTTTTTATGTCTTTTATAAAGTCGTGGGGGTTGTCTTTTCCGGGGGCTATGTATGTGTTTCTCATTCTAACAATCGGAATATTCCTGTAGGTGTCCCTTCTTCCATTCCCAGTGGGTTTTTTTCCTGTTTGCATCGCTGTCAGTCTGTCATACAGAAAATTTTTCAGGTATCCGTTTTCTATCAGAACAGTTTTCTGGGCAGGAACCCCCTCATCATCAAAATTAAAACTTCCCATCTTTCCGGGTATTGTTCCGTCGTCTATAACAGTAACAAGCTCAGAGGCAACCTTTTCACCGACCCTTCCAGCATAAACAGAAAGTCCTTTTTCTGCAAGATCAGCCTCAAGCCCGTGTCCCACGGCTTCGTGTATCATAGTTCCGCCGGCGTCAGATGATATAACAACAGGCATGCTTCCTGCAGGAGGGTGTTTTGCACTTAGTCCTAAAACAGCTCTATGGGCAGCTTTTGAGGATACATAATCAATCAGATCTACTTCTCCTGACTCAAAAAGCTCATAACCGATCAGTCCACCTGTTGACTCATAACCTTTATACATAAAACCGTTTTCTTCAGCTATAGCTTCCACATAAAAGGCAACTCTTATCTGTGTATCCTCAACTATTTCTCCTTCTGTGTTTATTACCAGTATTTCCCTTTTTGAGTCCTTAAGTGTAATACTCGCCTGTTTTATTCTTCTGTCATAGCTTCTGACTATATCATCAGCTTTTAGGAGAATCTCTTTTTTCCTTTCCGCAAAATAATCCTCAGGATCAAGTAGAACTTTTGTATAACCGATTTGATGTTTTAATCCAACTTTTATTTTTCCTTCCCCACTTTCTTTTACAAGGGAAGAAACAATATTTTCAAGAGAACTTTTTGAGATCTCATTTGTGTATCCGTAATATGTTCTTCCATTTTTTATCAGCCTTATTCCTACTCCTTCATCAAAACCTTCTATACCTTTTTGTAGTTTTCTATTTTCAAAATTTAAGAAAGTAGAAAAAATCTTTTCATAAAATAACTCTCCGTATTCTCCACCTTCTGACATTAATTTTGTAAGAAGATAAGGTGCTAATTCCCTGACAAGGCTTTTCATTTTACAAT
This portion of the Persephonella sp. genome encodes:
- a CDS encoding VOC family protein, with translation MEFYIHHVGISVYDIEKTAQFYRYFGFKEVADYTAEDGSFRIKHLKLGDFIIELFWFSDYIPAVRKDLWDDLKIGGYRHIALKVKDIHKTLEKLKKDGVADSNTQVNRGRTGILYFFIRDPDGNFVEIVQDDRNL
- the gmhB gene encoding D-glycero-beta-D-manno-heptose 1,7-bisphosphate 7-phosphatase yields the protein MKNKAVFLDRDGVINEDYGFVHRVEDFHIYPEVFPALKKLQKAGYKLLIVTNQSGIAVGYYTEEDFKKLTEHMLLVFEKEGIKIDKVYYCPHHPEGIVPELTMKCDCRKPESGMIKQGIKEFNIDPSKSFLIGDKENDIKAAHKEGIKAALVKTGQGLKYVDNTEADFVGENILDVVENFILTDQSARL
- a CDS encoding TldD/PmbA family protein; translated protein: MKSLVRELAPYLLTKLMSEGGEYGELFYEKIFSTFLNFENRKLQKGIEGFDEGVGIRLIKNGRTYYGYTNEISKSSLENIVSSLVKESGEGKIKVGLKHQIGYTKVLLDPEDYFAERKKEILLKADDIVRSYDRRIKQASITLKDSKREILVINTEGEIVEDTQIRVAFYVEAIAEENGFMYKGYESTGGLIGYELFESGEVDLIDYVSSKAAHRAVLGLSAKHPPAGSMPVVISSDAGGTMIHEAVGHGLEADLAEKGLSVYAGRVGEKVASELVTVIDDGTIPGKMGSFNFDDEGVPAQKTVLIENGYLKNFLYDRLTAMQTGKKPTGNGRRDTYRNIPIVRMRNTYIAPGKDNPHDFIKDIKKGLYVVKMGGGQVNTVNGDFMFEIVEGYMIENGEITYPVKGASLLGNGPKAMEDIEAVGYDLGWAIGTCGKSGQAAPVGDAQPTIRIKSLIVGGSV